A genomic region of Pirellulales bacterium contains the following coding sequences:
- a CDS encoding TOBE domain-containing protein, whose translation MQLSARNVIRGKVKNVQHGAVNTEVTLTLPGGTELTSIITKTSADKLGIAPGKEVFAVIKASSVMLGVD comes from the coding sequence ATGCAACTTAGCGCACGCAATGTGATCCGTGGAAAAGTCAAAAATGTGCAGCACGGAGCGGTCAACACCGAGGTGACGCTGACATTGCCCGGTGGAACTGAGCTGACGTCGATCATCACCAAGACATCGGCGGACAAGCTGGGCATTGCGCCGGGCAAGGAGGTGTTTGCCGTCATCAAAGCGTCGAGCGTGATGCTGGGGGTCGACTGA
- a CDS encoding helix-turn-helix domain-containing protein: MSTPYELKNSVRSRRETRGWSQAELAERSGLSRTAISAIEGERLTPSVAAALALAKVFECSVEELFAGGRERGIDWAWAPARSPARYWAAECGGVTRLYPAESSSLGSPAHDGLAQEKGAAGGKSLAQAGDTLVVAGCDPAAGLLAAALARRAGVRMIVVPRSSQAALDLLGQGVVHAAGVHLAAAGRAHGNAQVVRAQLGSGYQLLRVARWQAGLTITPTAGVNSIQSAVRARRLSWVGREAGSGARQCLDELLEGRRAPERIAYDHRGVAEAVRCGWADVGVCLRLVSEEARLDFLPVREESYDLCVASHMTDDPRIVALAAALRGRDYRRRLGELPGYDAARTGDLETVG; this comes from the coding sequence ATGTCAACACCCTATGAACTGAAAAACAGCGTTCGCAGTCGCCGTGAGACTCGCGGCTGGTCGCAGGCGGAACTCGCCGAGCGATCAGGGCTATCGCGAACTGCCATTAGCGCCATTGAAGGAGAGCGATTAACGCCATCGGTCGCCGCTGCGTTGGCATTGGCCAAAGTATTCGAATGCAGCGTGGAAGAACTGTTCGCTGGTGGTCGCGAGCGCGGCATCGACTGGGCATGGGCGCCCGCGCGCTCGCCCGCGCGATATTGGGCCGCCGAGTGTGGCGGAGTCACGCGGCTATATCCGGCCGAATCGAGCAGTCTGGGCAGCCCGGCGCACGACGGACTAGCACAGGAGAAGGGCGCCGCTGGCGGCAAGTCGTTGGCGCAGGCCGGCGACACCCTGGTCGTGGCTGGGTGCGATCCGGCGGCTGGGCTATTGGCCGCTGCATTGGCTCGACGCGCGGGAGTGCGAATGATTGTCGTGCCACGCTCGAGTCAGGCAGCGCTCGATCTGTTAGGGCAAGGGGTGGTCCACGCGGCGGGCGTTCACCTGGCGGCGGCTGGTCGGGCACATGGCAACGCGCAAGTGGTGCGAGCGCAACTGGGCAGTGGTTACCAGTTGCTGCGGGTCGCGCGGTGGCAAGCCGGCTTGACCATCACGCCAACGGCGGGAGTGAACAGCATCCAGTCGGCCGTGCGGGCAAGGCGGCTATCGTGGGTAGGTCGAGAAGCGGGGTCTGGCGCCCGGCAATGTCTCGACGAGTTATTGGAGGGGCGACGTGCGCCGGAGCGCATCGCGTACGATCATCGCGGTGTGGCAGAGGCGGTGCGATGCGGTTGGGCCGACGTGGGTGTATGCCTGCGACTGGTGAGCGAGGAGGCGCGCCTCGATTTTCTTCCCGTTCGCGAGGAGTCTTACGACCTGTGCGTGGCCAGCCACATGACGGACGATCCGCGCATTGTGGCGCTGGCCGCGGCGCTGCGCGGCCGCGACTATCGGCGGCGGCTGGGAGAGTTGCCCGGCTACGACGCCGCGCGCACGGGCGACTTGGAGACCGTGGGGTAA
- a CDS encoding DUF1559 domain-containing protein: MRRAFTLVELLVVIAIIGVLVALLLPAVQAAREAARRAECRNHLKQIGLALHAYHTAVRAFPPGRLRHPVAGQGRCFSAYAHLLPYLEQDALYRTINFNANPDSPPQPAIEQMLPLLLCPSDLNQKVQASSAVHNYPLNTGTTLPVSPRNPGGKQITGIFFENSAVRAADIRDGLSQTVCIAETVVSVPGEGESSPGIWSGGPTNGFVLTQGNDNSANGPELTDYLAQCLPGGRLQQTRGSRWLYGAPGHSMYNHLRTPNDPRIDCRGGLPHSTRDNYWWDRLSHNVAARSRHPGGVHVLFCDGHVGFVVDSIQLAAWQAMGSRNLGEAESTASE, encoded by the coding sequence ATGCGCCGCGCATTTACCTTGGTCGAACTGCTGGTCGTGATCGCGATTATCGGCGTACTAGTCGCCCTCTTGCTGCCGGCGGTCCAGGCTGCTCGCGAGGCTGCTCGCCGCGCCGAATGCCGAAATCATCTCAAACAAATCGGACTGGCGCTGCATGCCTATCACACCGCCGTCCGCGCGTTTCCGCCGGGCAGATTGCGCCACCCAGTCGCCGGACAAGGCCGCTGCTTTTCCGCTTATGCGCATCTGTTGCCGTATTTGGAGCAGGACGCTCTCTATCGCACGATCAACTTCAATGCCAATCCCGACTCGCCGCCCCAACCTGCCATCGAGCAGATGCTGCCCTTATTGCTCTGCCCCAGCGATTTGAATCAAAAGGTGCAGGCGTCGAGCGCGGTCCACAATTATCCGCTGAACACCGGAACCACGCTCCCTGTCTCGCCGCGCAATCCCGGCGGCAAGCAAATCACCGGTATCTTCTTCGAAAACTCGGCGGTTCGCGCCGCCGACATCCGCGATGGCTTGAGTCAAACCGTTTGCATCGCCGAAACAGTGGTTTCTGTCCCCGGCGAGGGAGAAAGCTCGCCCGGTATCTGGAGCGGTGGACCCACCAATGGCTTTGTCTTGACCCAAGGCAATGACAATAGCGCGAACGGTCCAGAGTTAACAGACTATCTGGCCCAGTGTCTGCCCGGCGGGCGCCTGCAACAGACGCGTGGCAGTCGCTGGCTCTACGGCGCTCCCGGCCATTCGATGTACAACCATCTGCGAACGCCGAACGATCCGCGGATCGATTGCCGTGGCGGCCTGCCGCATAGCACGCGCGACAACTACTGGTGGGATCGGTTGTCTCACAATGTCGCGGCGCGCAGCCGCCACCCCGGTGGAGTCCATGTTCTCTTTTGCGATGGCCACGTGGGCTTTGTTGTCGATTCCATTCAACTCGCCGCCTGGCAAGCGATGGGAAGCCGCAATCTGGGCGAAGCGGAATCAACCGCGAGCGAATAG
- a CDS encoding right-handed parallel beta-helix repeat-containing protein yields the protein MRSLVFFVMLCCSVAQLHARDWYVDNRLGDDQFSGRLRLPASGDGPVRTIAKALRVCGTADRIVIANTGMAYRESFTLVGGRHSGLPDFPFVVEGNGAMLDGRTLVPAEAWSVFRGDIYRFRPPRQASAMLYLGERPARFHPPLERQNGAPRLEPLEWSLVDGYIWFRVEQGKLIEDYPLSIAALAVGVGLYHVHDVVVSNLVVQGYQLDGVNAHDGVSMCRLSNVTSRGNGRSGFTVANASRVLLDGCVSGDNGASQLRSEGYSHTRLINTSLLANTAPRIVSSGGEAQIEGDSAAPR from the coding sequence ATGCGCTCGCTCGTGTTTTTCGTGATGCTATGTTGCTCGGTCGCGCAGCTTCATGCGCGCGATTGGTATGTCGATAATCGTCTGGGCGACGACCAGTTCAGCGGGCGACTGCGCTTGCCCGCGTCTGGAGACGGGCCGGTGCGCACCATCGCCAAGGCGCTGCGGGTTTGCGGCACCGCCGATCGGATTGTCATTGCGAATACGGGCATGGCGTACCGTGAGAGCTTCACCCTAGTTGGCGGGCGTCACAGCGGGTTGCCCGATTTTCCGTTCGTCGTCGAAGGCAATGGCGCGATGCTCGATGGTCGGACCTTGGTTCCGGCAGAGGCCTGGAGCGTGTTTCGCGGCGATATCTATCGCTTTCGACCGCCGCGGCAAGCCAGCGCCATGCTCTATTTGGGAGAGCGGCCGGCCCGCTTTCATCCACCACTGGAACGTCAAAATGGCGCGCCGCGGCTGGAGCCTTTGGAGTGGTCGCTCGTCGATGGTTACATCTGGTTTCGTGTCGAGCAAGGCAAGCTGATTGAAGACTATCCGCTGTCGATCGCCGCGTTGGCAGTGGGAGTTGGGCTGTACCACGTGCATGATGTGGTGGTGTCGAATCTGGTCGTGCAGGGATATCAACTCGACGGCGTCAACGCGCACGATGGTGTGTCGATGTGCCGGCTGAGCAACGTAACGTCTCGTGGCAATGGCCGTAGCGGATTCACGGTGGCCAACGCGTCTCGGGTGCTGCTGGATGGCTGCGTTTCGGGGGACAACGGCGCCAGCCAATTGCGTAGCGAAGGCTACTCGCATACCCGACTGATCAATACCTCTCTCTTGGCCAATACCGCGCCGCGGATCGTGTCGTCCGGTGGCGAGGCACAAATTGAAGGTGATTCGGCCGCCCCTCGATGA
- a CDS encoding molybdopterin-dependent oxidoreductase, translated as MSRTVYRACTLCEAACGLAFEVVDNRIVAVRGDEDDPLSRGYVCPKGVAIGAIHNDPDRLRVPMRRTVSGAFEPISWDDAFSITADRLRAIRSQYGADAVALYMGNPIVHSHGILLIRSGLVKALGTRNNMSASSQDTAPRFAASYYVYGNSLALPVPDIDRTQYFLCIGANPRVSNGSVFTAPDVRSRLKKLRERGGRLVVIDPRRTETARDADEHISIRPGGDAALLLAMTQTLVEENLIDRQAINQLSIGWQQVESRLGAFTPERVAPHIGVAAEIIRRLAREFAAAPSSVCYTRMGVCVSPHSTLATFATDLLNLAAGRLGAIGGWMFNIPAFDIAPALKLNGDGHARWKSRVRGLPETLGEVPTSVLAEEIETPGVGQVRGVVTVAGNPVLSSPNGPRMARALGKLDFMVSVDLYINETTRHADIILPSAWGMVEDHIDLISGSVAVRNVARISPPVLEQSPGELTDWEILLELCYRLGGGPTGMPLLDAAYRAARRVGLRWRPEQMADLLLRLGPHGDRYLPWSKGLNLKKLRRAEHGLDFGPLEPGLAHRVTHKDGKAHLDAAPLLAAMDGLARELADAPPSADELLLIGRRDLRSNNSWMHNVPELVAGRERCVLYVHPDDAARANVRDDDLAVLESRTHRGHVTVKLTDEMRPGVVSLPHGWGHAPAAEWQKTAGQHAGVSANDWTDDQRVESVVGQSILNAVPVRLRAAARAASDEGQSAADPLVATT; from the coding sequence ATGTCGCGCACGGTATATCGGGCTTGCACGCTTTGCGAGGCCGCCTGCGGGCTGGCCTTTGAAGTCGTCGACAATCGGATCGTGGCGGTCCGAGGCGATGAGGACGATCCCCTGTCGCGGGGCTACGTTTGCCCCAAGGGAGTCGCGATCGGCGCCATCCACAACGATCCCGATCGCCTCCGTGTGCCAATGCGCCGCACTGTCAGCGGCGCATTTGAACCTATTTCGTGGGACGACGCCTTTTCCATCACGGCCGACCGACTGCGCGCGATTCGCAGCCAATACGGCGCCGATGCGGTCGCCCTCTATATGGGAAACCCTATCGTCCACAGCCACGGCATTCTGCTGATTCGCTCTGGGTTGGTGAAGGCGCTTGGCACGCGCAATAACATGAGCGCCAGCTCGCAAGACACCGCGCCCCGCTTCGCCGCGTCGTACTACGTCTATGGCAACTCGCTGGCGCTGCCAGTGCCCGATATCGATCGCACCCAGTATTTTTTGTGCATTGGCGCCAATCCACGTGTGTCGAACGGCAGCGTGTTCACTGCGCCCGATGTTCGCTCGCGCCTCAAGAAGCTGCGCGAGCGCGGCGGCCGACTTGTGGTGATCGACCCGCGCCGCACGGAAACCGCCCGTGACGCCGACGAGCATATTTCGATACGCCCCGGCGGCGACGCGGCGCTACTCCTGGCAATGACTCAAACGTTGGTGGAAGAAAACTTGATTGACCGCCAGGCGATCAACCAATTGTCCATTGGCTGGCAGCAAGTCGAGTCGCGGCTCGGAGCCTTCACCCCGGAGCGCGTGGCGCCGCACATTGGCGTCGCTGCCGAAATCATTCGCCGACTGGCCCGCGAATTCGCAGCAGCGCCGAGTTCGGTCTGCTATACCCGCATGGGCGTTTGCGTCAGTCCCCATTCCACGCTGGCGACCTTTGCCACTGATTTACTTAATCTGGCGGCGGGCCGACTCGGGGCGATTGGCGGCTGGATGTTCAACATCCCCGCTTTCGATATTGCTCCCGCGCTCAAGCTCAATGGCGATGGCCACGCGCGTTGGAAAAGTCGCGTCCGTGGATTGCCCGAGACACTGGGCGAAGTCCCCACCTCCGTCTTGGCCGAGGAGATCGAAACTCCCGGCGTCGGTCAGGTTCGCGGTGTGGTCACGGTGGCCGGCAATCCGGTGCTGTCGAGCCCCAACGGACCTCGCATGGCGCGAGCGCTCGGCAAATTGGACTTCATGGTTTCGGTCGATCTCTACATCAACGAAACCACACGCCACGCCGACATCATCTTGCCGTCCGCCTGGGGCATGGTGGAAGATCACATCGACCTGATTTCTGGCTCGGTTGCCGTGCGCAACGTGGCACGCATCTCGCCGCCAGTTCTCGAACAGTCCCCGGGCGAACTCACCGATTGGGAAATTCTGCTCGAGTTATGCTACCGCCTCGGCGGGGGGCCAACTGGCATGCCGCTTCTCGACGCTGCTTATCGCGCCGCGCGACGCGTGGGCTTGCGTTGGCGTCCCGAGCAGATGGCCGATCTGTTGTTGCGACTCGGTCCGCACGGTGATCGATATCTCCCGTGGTCGAAAGGGTTGAACCTCAAAAAGTTGCGTCGCGCCGAGCATGGCCTCGACTTCGGGCCGCTTGAGCCTGGCCTTGCTCACCGCGTCACGCACAAAGACGGCAAGGCGCACCTCGACGCCGCGCCATTGTTGGCCGCGATGGACGGCCTTGCTCGCGAACTCGCAGACGCGCCGCCATCCGCCGATGAGTTGCTTTTGATTGGCCGTCGCGATCTGCGCAGCAACAACTCGTGGATGCACAATGTGCCGGAACTTGTCGCCGGCCGCGAACGCTGTGTGCTCTATGTCCACCCCGACGATGCCGCCCGTGCCAACGTGCGGGATGACGATCTGGCCGTGCTGGAGAGTCGCACGCACCGCGGCCATGTCACTGTGAAGCTAACCGACGAAATGCGCCCCGGCGTCGTCAGCCTGCCTCATGGTTGGGGACACGCCCCGGCGGCCGAATGGCAAAAGACGGCTGGTCAGCACGCGGGCGTATCCGCAAACGACTGGACCGACGATCAGCGCGTTGAGTCGGTGGTGGGGCAATCGATTCTCAACGCCGTGCCTGTGCGGCTCCGCGCCGCCGCGCGTGCCGCCAGCGACGAAGGCCAATCCGCCGCTGATCCGTTGGTGGCGACCACCTGA
- a CDS encoding DNA-3-methyladenine glycosylase I gives MPRAPRQLTRCPWARTDNSVLYHDSEWGLPLYDERRLFEFLILEGAQAGLSWETILAKRENYRRAFDQFDPRRIARYNQRKINSLLADVGIVRNRLKIAAAIGNAQAYLRLREEGRTLSDYLWQFVGGQPRSNHWRTIREVPAQTCESDAMSKELKRRGFRFVGSTICYALMQATGMVNDHLVDCFRHAEVGRRKMPPRG, from the coding sequence ATGCCGCGCGCGCCTCGCCAACTCACGCGCTGCCCTTGGGCGCGTACCGACAACAGCGTCCTCTATCACGACAGCGAGTGGGGCTTGCCGCTCTACGACGAGCGGCGCCTGTTCGAGTTTCTCATCCTCGAAGGCGCGCAGGCCGGGCTCAGTTGGGAGACGATCCTCGCCAAGCGCGAGAACTATCGCCGCGCGTTCGATCAGTTCGATCCGCGGCGCATTGCCCGTTACAATCAGCGCAAAATCAACTCGCTCTTGGCGGATGTCGGCATTGTCCGCAACCGGCTCAAGATCGCCGCCGCCATTGGCAACGCGCAAGCGTATTTGCGATTGCGCGAAGAAGGTCGCACATTGAGCGACTACTTGTGGCAATTTGTGGGCGGTCAGCCGCGGAGCAATCATTGGCGAACCATTCGCGAAGTCCCTGCCCAGACTTGCGAATCGGACGCGATGAGCAAGGAGCTAAAGCGGCGAGGGTTTCGCTTCGTCGGCAGCACGATTTGCTATGCGCTGATGCAGGCCACCGGTATGGTGAACGATCATCTCGTCGACTGCTTTCGTCACGCCGAAGTCGGCAGGCGCAAAATGCCGCCGCGCGGCTAA
- a CDS encoding SH3 domain-containing protein has product MLHRRESVRNTLLILIAALLSCAGADRARADDGMPYVAYINADEVFVRSGPGKNFYPTQKLERGARIEVYRHDPGGWFAIRPPEKSFCWISEEFLEPDDSGLARVLGDRVIVRVGSQFSDVRDVIQLRLGLGDEVELIDDEPARSIPNAPGWYKVAPPAGEFRWVHGQFVARDLEETIPGRVATIGQPQFNEEAERIPATVQDSAAAKGDGGDWRARSRRPPQSPADTNVAPNLADTATTTPPEAASEVIGASSDDQRERELAAIELDLSAMLVADPSVWRFDESLARANALLASGASGLERGRARLLINKIEKFAEIKRRMDSIAVAPPNDRGRARAMDAGTLLGETRDDFDGVGRLARIESPPAGMPGYALTDTTGQIRCFVTPAPGVNLRHYLGKEVGISGNIGFMPEHDRQNLTARRIVPLEQPLVR; this is encoded by the coding sequence GTGCTGCATCGCAGGGAAAGCGTCAGAAACACGCTCTTGATCCTCATCGCCGCGTTGTTGAGTTGCGCGGGGGCGGATAGAGCGCGCGCGGACGACGGCATGCCATACGTGGCGTACATCAATGCCGATGAGGTGTTTGTGCGCAGCGGACCGGGCAAGAATTTCTATCCCACGCAGAAACTCGAGCGCGGCGCGCGGATCGAGGTGTACCGCCACGATCCGGGAGGATGGTTCGCCATTCGGCCGCCCGAAAAGAGCTTTTGTTGGATTTCGGAAGAGTTTTTGGAGCCCGACGACAGCGGCTTGGCGCGGGTGTTGGGCGATCGCGTGATCGTGCGCGTCGGCAGTCAGTTCTCCGACGTGCGCGACGTGATTCAATTGCGTCTGGGGCTTGGCGACGAGGTCGAACTGATCGATGACGAGCCGGCGCGATCAATCCCCAACGCGCCGGGTTGGTACAAGGTGGCGCCGCCGGCGGGGGAGTTCCGCTGGGTGCATGGGCAATTCGTGGCGCGCGATCTGGAAGAGACTATTCCGGGGCGCGTGGCGACGATTGGGCAACCTCAGTTCAATGAAGAGGCGGAGCGCATACCCGCAACCGTTCAAGACAGCGCCGCCGCCAAGGGTGACGGCGGTGACTGGCGAGCGCGCAGCCGTAGGCCGCCGCAAAGTCCAGCGGACACCAATGTCGCTCCCAATTTAGCGGACACAGCGACGACGACCCCGCCCGAAGCAGCGAGTGAGGTCATCGGCGCCTCAAGTGACGACCAACGCGAACGCGAATTGGCGGCAATCGAACTCGATTTGTCGGCAATGTTGGTCGCAGATCCAAGCGTGTGGAGATTCGACGAATCGCTCGCCCGCGCCAATGCGCTGTTGGCGAGCGGCGCATCGGGCTTGGAACGCGGGCGCGCACGGCTATTGATCAACAAGATCGAGAAATTCGCCGAGATCAAACGCCGGATGGATTCGATCGCCGTAGCGCCGCCCAACGATCGTGGCCGCGCGCGCGCGATGGACGCTGGGACGTTGCTGGGCGAAACGCGCGACGATTTTGATGGAGTGGGACGGTTGGCGCGGATCGAATCGCCGCCGGCCGGTATGCCGGGGTATGCGCTCACCGACACTACAGGACAGATCCGCTGCTTTGTGACTCCGGCGCCGGGCGTGAATCTGCGGCACTATCTGGGCAAAGAAGTTGGCATCAGCGGCAATATCGGCTTTATGCCGGAACATGATCGGCAGAATCTCACAGCGCGGCGGATCGTGCCCTTGGAGCAACCGCTGGTGCGTTAG
- a CDS encoding dienelactone hydrolase family protein has product MNRLPQLLSSTDWVDTSAAPHAGEVGSAKFSTDRETPAALFMPLHYEPNYAYPLLVWLHGPGESEQQLKRIMPLVSMRNYVAVAPRGVTTEPLNRQGWSWPTSAGAEASLEQRVWQGIMLARSRANISKRRIFIGGFGTGGTAALRLAMRFPERFAGVLSLCGSFPQGGNPLSRLDRARRVPIFLACGQEAPRYAQDQVCQDLRLLHTAGMTVSLRVYPGGDEICSHMLPDMDRWMMEQILGPQTAASAV; this is encoded by the coding sequence GTGAATCGATTGCCGCAGCTTTTGTCATCGACCGATTGGGTAGATACCTCGGCCGCGCCCCATGCCGGCGAGGTGGGTTCGGCGAAGTTCAGCACCGATCGTGAGACGCCGGCGGCGCTTTTCATGCCGCTGCACTACGAGCCTAACTACGCCTACCCGCTATTGGTTTGGCTGCACGGCCCGGGCGAGAGCGAGCAGCAACTCAAGCGAATTATGCCGCTGGTGAGCATGCGCAACTACGTGGCCGTGGCGCCGCGCGGCGTGACCACTGAGCCCCTGAACCGGCAGGGATGGTCGTGGCCCACTAGCGCTGGCGCCGAGGCGAGCTTGGAACAACGGGTATGGCAAGGCATCATGCTAGCGCGGAGCCGAGCCAACATCTCCAAGCGACGCATCTTCATTGGCGGATTCGGGACCGGCGGCACCGCCGCGCTGCGCTTGGCGATGCGGTTTCCGGAGCGCTTTGCCGGAGTCTTGAGCTTGTGCGGATCGTTTCCGCAGGGGGGCAATCCGCTGAGTCGATTAGATCGCGCCCGCCGCGTGCCAATTTTTCTGGCGTGCGGTCAGGAGGCGCCCCGTTACGCGCAAGATCAGGTTTGCCAGGATTTGCGGTTGCTCCACACCGCCGGCATGACTGTCTCGTTGCGAGTTTATCCGGGCGGCGACGAGATTTGCAGCCATATGCTGCCCGATATGGATCGCTGGATGATGGAGCAGATATTGGGCCCACAAACAGCGGCCAGCGCCGTGTAG
- the mdh gene encoding malate dehydrogenase: MRRAKITIVGAGNVGATTAHWCAAAELGDIVLVDIPQTENMPAGKALDLMQASPIMGFDSRVTGATSYEPTADSDVVVITAGIPRKPGMSRDDLLATNAKIMGSVASEIKKSSPKAVIIVVSNPLDAMVQRALQVSGFPPQRVLGQAGVLDTARYRTFLAMELGVSVEDISALLMGGHGDTMVPIPSCTSVGGIPVTQLIKPERLAEIVQRTRDGGAEIVGLLKTGSAYYAPAAATTQMVEAIVRDKKRLIPCAAYCDKEYGVGGYYVGVPVVLGTGGVEKIVELKLTDSEQAAFQKSVDAVKSLVAKMAELVT, encoded by the coding sequence ATGCGGCGAGCGAAGATCACGATTGTAGGCGCTGGCAACGTCGGCGCGACCACGGCCCACTGGTGCGCTGCCGCGGAACTGGGCGACATTGTGCTGGTCGACATTCCCCAGACAGAGAACATGCCCGCCGGCAAGGCGCTCGATTTGATGCAGGCGTCGCCGATCATGGGCTTCGATTCGCGGGTGACTGGCGCCACCAGTTACGAGCCGACGGCCGACAGCGATGTGGTGGTGATCACGGCCGGCATCCCGCGCAAGCCGGGCATGAGCCGGGACGACCTATTGGCGACTAACGCCAAGATCATGGGCTCGGTGGCGAGCGAGATTAAGAAGTCCAGTCCCAAGGCAGTGATTATCGTGGTCAGCAATCCGCTGGACGCGATGGTGCAGCGGGCGCTGCAGGTGAGTGGTTTTCCGCCGCAGCGCGTGCTTGGCCAGGCGGGCGTGCTCGATACAGCGCGCTATCGCACCTTCTTGGCGATGGAACTAGGGGTCAGCGTCGAAGATATTTCGGCGCTACTCATGGGTGGTCACGGCGATACGATGGTGCCGATCCCCAGTTGCACCTCGGTGGGCGGCATTCCGGTGACGCAGTTGATCAAGCCGGAGCGGTTGGCGGAAATTGTGCAGCGGACGCGCGACGGGGGGGCCGAGATTGTCGGGCTGCTGAAGACCGGCAGCGCGTATTACGCTCCGGCGGCGGCGACCACGCAGATGGTGGAAGCGATTGTGCGCGACAAGAAGCGGTTGATTCCGTGCGCCGCCTACTGCGACAAGGAGTATGGAGTGGGCGGCTACTATGTGGGCGTGCCGGTGGTGCTGGGAACCGGGGGCGTCGAAAAGATCGTGGAATTGAAACTCACCGACAGCGAGCAAGCCGCGTTTCAGAAGAGCGTGGACGCGGTCAAGTCGTTGGTTGCCAAGATGGCGGAACTGGTAACCTAG